One genomic window of Sphingomonas ginsengisoli An et al. 2013 includes the following:
- the murJ gene encoding murein biosynthesis integral membrane protein MurJ, with protein sequence MNLFKATGTIGGLTLASRVLALVRDSLQARYVGANFASDAFLVAFRLPNMFRAFFAEGAFSSAFIPMFNRKLAEEGGGRGAAFDFAERSLSVLFAFLAAMTVTLLLAAWPVTFLLSGFGFHKQHPTPEQFSFAVQLGRITIPYLMLICLASLLGGILNSLERFWVNAAAPILLNIAMVVALFVFHGTPAETAQAQAIAVPVGGLLQLGWLYAACRQAGISLRPRLPRLDPEIKRLMALILPAAVGAGAVQLNLVVSTALSGYLLGEGSISYIYYADRLNQLPLGMIGIALGTILLPTVSRLLSAGEDAKAMDTQNRGMELALFLTLPAMVALVVAAEPIVRGLFQYGHFDQTDTIRCAWALAGFSIGLPSYVLVKVLTPGYYARHDTRTPVRYAIQSVVVNLVANIILIPVLAQYGYGHVGPPLATALSSTVNVALLYLTLVRRGHFVADAQLKRRIPRLALAAILMGLALWGFDQLLDPWLTGRLLARYGALIVLVAGGAAVYALACFVTGAFVLGDVKLLLRRRSQKA encoded by the coding sequence ATGAACCTGTTCAAGGCGACGGGGACCATTGGCGGGCTGACGCTCGCCAGTCGGGTCCTCGCGCTGGTTCGCGACAGCCTCCAGGCCCGTTACGTCGGCGCGAACTTCGCGTCCGACGCCTTTCTGGTCGCCTTTCGCCTGCCGAACATGTTCCGCGCTTTCTTCGCGGAAGGGGCCTTCTCGTCGGCCTTCATCCCGATGTTCAACCGCAAGCTGGCGGAGGAAGGCGGCGGGCGCGGCGCGGCCTTCGACTTCGCCGAGCGCTCGCTGTCGGTCCTGTTCGCCTTTCTCGCGGCGATGACCGTCACGCTGCTGCTCGCTGCCTGGCCGGTGACCTTCCTCCTGTCGGGCTTCGGCTTCCACAAGCAGCATCCGACGCCCGAGCAGTTCAGCTTCGCGGTCCAATTGGGCCGAATCACCATCCCCTATCTGATGCTGATCTGCCTCGCCTCGCTGCTCGGCGGAATCCTCAATTCGCTCGAGCGCTTCTGGGTCAATGCGGCCGCCCCCATCCTGCTCAACATCGCGATGGTGGTCGCCCTGTTCGTCTTCCACGGTACCCCGGCGGAAACCGCGCAGGCGCAGGCGATCGCGGTTCCGGTCGGCGGATTGCTCCAGCTCGGCTGGCTCTATGCCGCCTGCCGCCAGGCCGGCATCTCGCTGCGGCCGCGGCTGCCGCGGCTCGACCCCGAGATCAAGCGGCTGATGGCACTCATCCTCCCCGCGGCGGTCGGCGCCGGCGCGGTGCAGCTCAACCTCGTCGTCTCGACTGCACTGTCGGGCTATCTGCTCGGCGAGGGCTCCATCTCCTACATCTATTACGCCGACCGGCTGAACCAACTCCCCTTGGGCATGATTGGCATCGCGCTCGGCACCATCCTCTTGCCCACCGTCTCGCGCCTGCTCAGCGCGGGCGAGGACGCCAAGGCGATGGACACCCAGAACCGCGGCATGGAGCTCGCCCTCTTCCTCACCCTCCCCGCGATGGTCGCCTTGGTCGTCGCCGCCGAGCCGATCGTCCGCGGCCTCTTCCAATACGGCCACTTCGACCAGACCGACACGATCCGCTGCGCCTGGGCGCTCGCCGGCTTCTCGATCGGTCTGCCGTCCTACGTCCTCGTTAAAGTGCTCACCCCCGGCTATTACGCCCGCCACGACACCCGCACGCCCGTCCGCTACGCAATCCAGTCGGTGGTGGTGAACCTCGTCGCCAACATCATCCTCATCCCCGTCCTCGCCCAGTACGGCTATGGCCATGTCGGCCCGCCGCTGGCGACCGCGCTGTCGTCGACCGTCAACGTCGCCTTGCTCTATCTGACCCTCGTCCGCCGCGGCCATTTCGTCGCCGACGCGCAGCTCAAGCGGCGGATCCCGCGCCTCGCGCTCGCCGCCATCCTGATGGGCCTCGCCTTGTGGGGGTTCGACCAGTTGCTCGACCCGTGGCTGACCGGACGCCTGCTCGCCCGCTATGGCGCGCTGATCGTGCTGGTCGCGGGCGGCGCCGCCGTCTATGCCCTCGCCTGCTTCGTCACCGGCGCCTTCGTGCTCGGCGACGTCAAGCTGCTCCTTCGCCGTCGCTCGCAGAAAGCCTGA
- a CDS encoding putative bifunctional diguanylate cyclase/phosphodiesterase, translating into MGMQDGTKQKLSNVVLSAGAGLASFLFTLCAFMFLGQVNEQIVASLVAGMFCLLVSYIASERPNSESARALASLRDRLLAVEEGDLTSPAPAVVGQVHPKLASAVDRLFAEVRASIENAHALGMYDPVTSLPNRLNFRAEAERVMRELPATGTAALLFVDLDRFKMVNDSLGHARGDQLLVMVANRLRVVVNGESKTGASRALVARLAGDEFTLLFPDVASPEEAERLARRVVLAIGEPFEMHGHSVDIGASVGVAMSPEHGVGIEALMRSADIAMYRAKHLGGNQHCLFSDELANEYSSKIETEKALTEAVQRGEFLLALQPQLSLMTGEITGAEALLRWNHPRDGMRAPGTFIDIAEQTGIIGEIGDWVVAEVAALVASWNESGARKKRLAFNVSPRQLDRTDFITRLRQTFANAGVPLSQIELEFTESAAMDCSDAVMKEIAALRADGATIALDDFGTGYSNIARLRNLPIDRVKLDPSLIDEITTSEKARVIVQAVIHLVKGVGCEVVAEAVETVEQADILRAMGCQTVQGFVFAQPMFETEFVAWARGGERGLRGAA; encoded by the coding sequence ATGGGCATGCAAGACGGCACCAAGCAAAAACTGAGCAACGTGGTTCTGTCCGCGGGGGCAGGGCTGGCGTCGTTCCTGTTTACGCTGTGCGCCTTCATGTTCCTCGGCCAGGTCAACGAGCAGATCGTCGCCAGCCTGGTCGCCGGCATGTTCTGCCTGCTGGTCAGCTATATCGCCTCCGAACGTCCCAACAGCGAGAGTGCGCGCGCGCTGGCGTCGCTGCGCGACCGATTGCTCGCGGTGGAGGAGGGCGACCTCACCAGCCCGGCGCCGGCGGTGGTCGGGCAGGTCCATCCCAAGCTCGCCTCGGCGGTCGACCGCCTGTTCGCCGAAGTCCGCGCGTCGATCGAGAATGCGCATGCGCTGGGCATGTACGATCCGGTCACCTCGCTGCCGAATCGCCTCAATTTCCGCGCCGAGGCCGAGCGGGTGATGCGCGAGCTGCCCGCGACCGGCACCGCCGCGCTGCTGTTCGTCGACCTCGACCGCTTCAAGATGGTCAACGACAGCCTCGGCCACGCCCGCGGCGATCAGCTGCTGGTGATGGTCGCCAACCGGCTTCGAGTGGTGGTGAACGGCGAATCGAAGACGGGCGCGTCGCGCGCGCTGGTCGCCCGGTTGGCCGGGGACGAATTCACTCTCCTTTTCCCCGACGTCGCCAGTCCCGAGGAGGCCGAACGGCTGGCGCGGCGAGTGGTGCTGGCCATCGGCGAACCGTTCGAGATGCACGGCCACAGCGTCGACATCGGCGCGTCGGTCGGGGTCGCGATGTCGCCCGAGCATGGAGTCGGGATCGAGGCGCTGATGCGTTCGGCCGACATTGCGATGTACCGGGCCAAGCATTTGGGCGGTAATCAGCACTGCTTGTTCAGCGACGAACTAGCGAACGAATACAGCAGCAAGATCGAGACTGAGAAGGCGCTGACCGAAGCGGTTCAGCGCGGTGAGTTCCTCCTCGCGCTGCAGCCGCAATTGAGCCTGATGACCGGCGAGATCACCGGCGCCGAGGCGCTGCTGCGGTGGAATCACCCGCGCGACGGGATGCGCGCGCCCGGCACCTTCATCGACATTGCCGAGCAGACCGGGATCATCGGCGAGATCGGCGACTGGGTGGTCGCCGAAGTGGCGGCGCTGGTCGCCTCGTGGAACGAGAGCGGGGCGCGCAAGAAGCGGCTGGCGTTCAACGTCAGCCCGCGCCAGCTCGACCGGACGGACTTTATCACCCGGCTGCGGCAGACCTTTGCCAATGCCGGCGTGCCGCTGTCGCAAATCGAACTCGAGTTCACCGAGAGCGCCGCGATGGATTGCTCGGACGCGGTGATGAAGGAAATCGCCGCGCTGCGGGCCGATGGCGCAACCATCGCGCTCGACGATTTCGGCACCGGCTATTCGAACATCGCGCGGCTTCGCAATTTGCCGATCGACCGGGTCAAGCTCGACCCGTCGTTGATCGACGAGATCACCACCAGTGAAAAGGCGCGGGTGATCGTCCAGGCGGTGATCCACCTGGTCAAGGGCGTCGGCTGCGAGGTCGTCGCCGAGGCGGTCGAAACGGTCGAGCAGGCCGACATCCTGCGCGCGATGGGCTGCCAGACGGTGCAGGGCTTCGTCTTCGCCCAGCCGATGTTCGAGACCGAATTCGTCGCCTGGGCGCGCGGCGGCGAGCGGGGCCTGCGCGGCGCGGCTTAG
- a CDS encoding DUF2490 domain-containing protein, translated as MFWRSGALALTLAVALPATAHATTDSQAWTTASVNVKLNSKWRLSEELTFRFSDNRNGLYEIENNTLLGYALSPTVTLAAGYTHDPQYSAGNFTILERRAREQVTVDKLATLGKGSFTGRLRAEQRWRDGLSGTGWRLRPFLRYSVPVAGKVKLVLSDEPFINLSTTSFQKQKGFERMRNFAGLSIPLSSKLSLEAGYLNQYFFNRNRPDESDHVASLTLSGNF; from the coding sequence ATGTTCTGGCGCTCGGGCGCTCTCGCCCTCACCCTGGCCGTCGCTCTGCCGGCCACCGCGCACGCGACTACCGATTCGCAGGCGTGGACCACCGCTTCGGTCAACGTGAAGCTCAACTCCAAGTGGCGGCTGAGCGAGGAGCTGACCTTCCGCTTCAGCGATAATCGCAACGGTCTCTACGAGATCGAGAACAACACCTTGCTCGGCTACGCGCTCTCGCCAACCGTCACCCTCGCCGCCGGCTACACCCACGATCCGCAATATTCGGCGGGCAACTTCACCATCCTCGAGCGCCGCGCGCGCGAGCAGGTGACCGTCGACAAGCTCGCCACGCTCGGCAAGGGCAGCTTCACCGGTCGCCTCCGCGCCGAGCAGCGCTGGCGCGACGGCCTCAGCGGCACCGGCTGGCGGCTGCGCCCGTTTCTCCGCTACTCAGTCCCAGTCGCCGGCAAGGTCAAATTGGTGCTGAGCGACGAGCCGTTCATCAACCTCTCGACCACCAGCTTCCAGAAGCAGAAGGGGTTCGAGCGGATGCGCAACTTCGCCGGCCTGTCGATCCCGCTGTCGAGCAAGCTTTCGCTCGAAGCCGGCTACCTCAATCAGTATTTCTTCAACCGCAACCGGCCGGACGAGAGCGACCACGTCGCCTCGCTCACGTTGAGCGGCAACTTCTAG
- the trpS gene encoding tryptophan--tRNA ligase: MRVLSGIQPTGGLHIGNLLGAILRWVRMQDEADCFFFLADLHSLSDYVEPATRLANIREMAAALIASGIDPKRSVLFAQSAVPAHAELCWIFNGVARMGWLNRMTQWKDKAGKNREGASVALFDYPVLQAADILLYLPTHVPVGEDQKQHVELTRDIAIKFNTDYETELFTVPEPFIGGGTAARVMSLRDGSAKMSKSDPSDMSRINLTDDDDLILQKIRKARTDPEPLPEDAALLADRPEARNLVGIMAAVQDRSVDAVLADHAGQGFGQFKPALADALIALIGPLRTRLHELRTDPAELDRILADGAERARAVADPVLARAKSAVGLTA, from the coding sequence ATGCGCGTCCTTTCCGGAATCCAGCCCACCGGCGGCCTGCACATCGGCAATCTGCTCGGCGCGATCCTGCGCTGGGTGCGGATGCAGGACGAAGCCGACTGCTTCTTCTTCCTCGCCGACCTCCATTCGCTCTCGGACTATGTCGAGCCGGCCACCCGCCTCGCCAACATCCGCGAGATGGCGGCAGCGCTCATCGCCAGCGGGATCGACCCCAAGCGCTCGGTCCTGTTCGCCCAGTCGGCCGTCCCCGCCCATGCCGAGCTGTGCTGGATCTTCAACGGCGTCGCCCGAATGGGCTGGCTCAACCGCATGACCCAGTGGAAGGACAAGGCGGGCAAGAATCGCGAAGGCGCCTCGGTCGCGCTGTTCGACTATCCGGTCCTCCAGGCCGCCGACATCCTGCTCTACCTGCCGACCCACGTGCCGGTCGGCGAAGATCAGAAGCAGCATGTCGAGCTGACCCGCGACATCGCGATCAAGTTCAACACCGACTATGAGACCGAGCTGTTCACCGTCCCCGAGCCGTTCATCGGCGGCGGCACCGCGGCCCGCGTCATGTCGCTCCGCGATGGCTCGGCCAAGATGAGCAAGTCCGATCCCTCGGACATGAGCCGGATCAACCTCACCGACGACGACGACCTCATTCTCCAGAAGATTCGCAAGGCGCGCACCGATCCCGAGCCGCTGCCCGAGGACGCCGCACTGCTCGCCGACCGGCCCGAGGCGCGCAACCTCGTCGGGATCATGGCCGCGGTGCAGGACCGGTCGGTCGACGCCGTCCTTGCTGACCATGCCGGCCAGGGCTTCGGCCAGTTCAAGCCCGCGCTCGCCGACGCGCTGATCGCGCTGATCGGCCCACTGCGCACCCGGCTCCACGAGCTGCGCACCGATCCCGCCGAGCTCGACCGCATCCTCGCCGATGGCGCCGAGCGCGCCCGCGCGGTGGCCGACCCCGTCCTCGCCCGCGCCAAGTCGGCCGTCGGCCTGACCGCCTGA
- a CDS encoding DUF4136 domain-containing protein, which translates to MIKVKTAAAAVLLGASAIGLAGCATTLPTKVTRYSAMPAPAGQTFAVVPGMGAAARGGLEFQTFAQIAAQQLQARGYQQVANPAQAQLIVQLGYGVDRGHQIVREDPFGYSGVGYGGFGRFGGGFGIGFGRPFYSRFGYGYRDPFFYGWNDPFWAGAGIDVYTEYRSQLELDIRDRATNQALFDGRAQARSTSDELGRLVPSLIEAMFTGFPGRNGETVRISIPDRPRPR; encoded by the coding sequence ATGATCAAGGTCAAGACGGCCGCTGCGGCGGTACTGCTGGGTGCATCGGCCATCGGCCTCGCCGGCTGCGCCACGACCCTCCCGACCAAGGTCACCCGCTACTCGGCGATGCCCGCGCCGGCAGGCCAGACCTTCGCGGTCGTCCCGGGCATGGGCGCGGCGGCGCGCGGCGGGCTCGAATTCCAGACCTTTGCCCAGATCGCCGCGCAACAGCTCCAGGCCCGCGGTTACCAGCAGGTCGCCAATCCGGCGCAGGCTCAGCTCATCGTCCAGCTCGGATACGGCGTCGACCGCGGCCACCAGATCGTCCGCGAGGATCCGTTCGGCTATTCGGGCGTCGGCTATGGGGGGTTCGGCCGCTTCGGCGGCGGGTTCGGGATCGGCTTCGGCCGGCCCTTCTACAGCCGCTTTGGCTATGGCTATCGCGACCCGTTCTTCTACGGCTGGAACGATCCCTTCTGGGCGGGCGCAGGGATCGACGTCTACACCGAATATCGCAGCCAGCTCGAGCTCGACATCCGCGACCGCGCGACCAACCAGGCGCTGTTCGACGGCCGGGCCCAGGCGCGCTCGACCAGCGACGAGCTCGGCCGGCTCGTCCCCAGCCTGATCGAGGCGATGTTCACCGGCTTCCCCGGCCGCAACGGCGAGACGGTCCGCATCTCGATCCCCGACCGGCCCCGACCGCGCTGA
- a CDS encoding exopolysaccharide biosynthesis protein encodes MIPDHDPHAAAPIALSTQLHEIIAEAPEKLSFTELAAWLDARAWGGLLLVFAAINMLPLPPGTSAFFALPLIIIGAQMVIGRAAPWFPKRLDRRGVSRRELTRLVDKVEWLEVKIERLFRPRLPQLTGATATRLIGVVCVLLALIAAVPIPLFHVAPAAAIAVFGLALIYRDGVLLIAACVVAVLSLLFDALLVGSGLAFLSYLTTWLHH; translated from the coding sequence GTGATCCCCGACCACGATCCGCACGCCGCGGCCCCGATCGCGCTGTCGACCCAGCTGCACGAGATCATCGCCGAGGCGCCCGAAAAGCTCAGCTTCACCGAGCTCGCCGCCTGGCTCGACGCGCGCGCCTGGGGCGGACTGCTGCTCGTTTTCGCGGCGATCAACATGCTCCCGCTGCCCCCCGGCACCAGCGCCTTCTTCGCGCTGCCGCTGATCATCATCGGCGCGCAGATGGTGATCGGCCGCGCCGCGCCGTGGTTTCCCAAGCGGCTCGATCGACGCGGCGTCAGCAGGCGCGAGCTCACCCGCCTGGTCGACAAGGTCGAATGGCTCGAGGTAAAGATCGAGCGGCTGTTTCGCCCGCGCCTGCCCCAACTGACCGGCGCCACCGCGACCCGGCTGATCGGGGTCGTCTGCGTCCTCCTCGCCCTGATCGCCGCCGTCCCCATCCCGCTGTTCCACGTCGCCCCGGCTGCCGCGATCGCGGTGTTTGGGCTGGCGCTCATTTACCGCGACGGGGTGCTGCTCATCGCCGCCTGCGTCGTCGCGGTGCTGAGCCTGTTGTTCGACGCGCTACTGGTCGGCTCGGGCCTCGCCTTCCTTTCCTACCTCACCACTTGGCTGCACCACTAA
- the mltA gene encoding murein transglycosylase A yields MFRPRLLVALGAALLSAACATRPPLPPVTSPPVVTPAPPPVVVPPKPARAAAATVSLADPRPLDPAQTERALAAFRLSCPKLVRRVDTSGLTAGTDWQPLCAEAALVAPGGAKAFFEGRFEWARIGADPAFATGYYEPEILGSRVPGPGFAVPIYRTPTDLVRCTRVDGQTGRGRIDPLTGQCVLYFTRAEVEDGALAGKGLELAYAADPIELFFVEIQGSGRLRLPDGSVMRIGYDGQNGRDYVAIGRLLRERGLLPPGGANTDAIKAWMRSQPDGGKALMRENTSYIFFKELTGPGPLGALGVPVTPRSTVAADPLFIPLGAPVWLGLDRPEPGGLWIAQDTGGAIKGANRVDTFWGAGDEAHALAGGMAAKGEALLLLPRGTVARVQAAQAAAAAGAVVSAPARP; encoded by the coding sequence ATCTTCCGTCCCCGACTGCTGGTCGCCCTCGGCGCCGCGCTGCTGAGCGCGGCCTGCGCCACCCGGCCGCCGCTTCCGCCCGTCACCAGCCCGCCGGTCGTGACTCCGGCCCCGCCGCCGGTGGTCGTTCCGCCCAAGCCGGCGCGGGCCGCCGCCGCGACCGTGAGCCTGGCCGACCCGCGCCCGCTCGATCCGGCGCAGACCGAGCGAGCGCTGGCAGCGTTCCGGCTCAGCTGCCCGAAGCTCGTCCGCCGCGTCGACACCTCGGGGCTGACCGCAGGCACGGACTGGCAGCCGCTCTGCGCTGAGGCCGCGCTGGTCGCGCCGGGCGGGGCCAAGGCGTTCTTCGAGGGACGGTTCGAATGGGCGCGGATCGGCGCCGATCCCGCCTTCGCCACCGGCTATTACGAGCCCGAGATCCTCGGCAGCCGAGTGCCGGGTCCCGGCTTTGCGGTGCCGATCTATCGCACTCCGACCGACCTCGTCCGCTGCACCCGTGTGGACGGGCAGACCGGGCGGGGGCGGATCGATCCGCTGACCGGGCAGTGCGTGCTCTATTTCACCCGCGCCGAGGTCGAGGACGGGGCGCTGGCGGGCAAGGGGCTCGAGCTCGCTTATGCCGCTGACCCGATCGAATTGTTCTTTGTCGAGATTCAGGGCTCGGGGCGGTTGCGGCTGCCCGACGGCTCGGTGATGCGGATCGGCTATGACGGCCAGAACGGGCGTGATTATGTGGCGATCGGACGCTTGCTGCGCGAGCGCGGGCTGCTTCCGCCCGGCGGCGCCAACACCGACGCGATCAAGGCGTGGATGCGCAGCCAGCCCGATGGCGGCAAGGCGCTGATGCGCGAGAATACGAGCTACATCTTCTTCAAGGAGCTGACCGGGCCGGGGCCGCTCGGGGCGCTGGGCGTGCCGGTGACCCCGCGGTCGACGGTGGCGGCGGACCCGTTGTTCATCCCGCTCGGCGCGCCGGTCTGGCTCGGCCTCGACCGGCCCGAACCCGGCGGGCTGTGGATCGCGCAGGATACCGGCGGGGCGATCAAGGGCGCCAACCGGGTCGACACCTTCTGGGGCGCCGGCGACGAGGCGCACGCGCTCGCCGGGGGCATGGCCGCCAAGGGCGAGGCGCTGTTGCTGTTGCCGCGCGGAACGGTGGCAAGAGTGCAGGCGGCGCAGGCCGCCGCGGCTGCGGGGGCGGTCGTCAGTGCGCCAGCTCGACCCTGA
- a CDS encoding Smr/MutS family protein has protein sequence MRQLDPEEAELWSRVTATIRPLSREPLPPTKPAAATPPTPLPPVAALPRVKGRVPPARPTSPVSRGRPTVHGNLDGHWERRLKGGTVAVDRTLDLHGYSLDAAWEAIDRVIEQAIAAGDRVVLLVTGHHRPGEPPIQRGKIRAAVHDWLAVSRHAERISAVRSAHRRHGGGGSLYLILRR, from the coding sequence GTGCGCCAGCTCGACCCTGAGGAAGCCGAACTCTGGTCGCGAGTGACCGCGACGATCCGGCCGCTGAGCCGCGAGCCGTTGCCGCCGACCAAACCTGCGGCGGCGACACCTCCGACGCCATTGCCACCCGTCGCTGCCCTGCCGCGCGTAAAGGGTCGTGTTCCACCCGCCCGGCCGACTTCGCCGGTTAGCCGCGGACGGCCGACCGTCCACGGCAACCTCGACGGCCATTGGGAACGGCGCTTGAAGGGCGGGACGGTCGCGGTCGACCGCACGCTCGACCTCCATGGCTATTCGCTCGACGCGGCGTGGGAGGCGATCGACCGGGTGATCGAGCAGGCGATCGCGGCCGGCGACCGGGTGGTCTTGCTGGTGACGGGGCATCATCGGCCGGGCGAGCCGCCGATCCAGCGTGGCAAGATTCGCGCCGCGGTCCACGACTGGCTGGCGGTGTCGCGCCATGCCGAACGAATCTCCGCGGTCAGGAGCGCGCATAGACGCCACGGCGGGGGCGGGAGCCTCTACCTCATCCTTCGCCGCTGA
- a CDS encoding Tim44/TimA family putative adaptor protein — translation MTSIIILALVALFIGLRLYSVLGERTGHEQQLTLKPAEQQDAAATARPAPAPLAPANASEPTGDAYLPTAGPGVRAILAADHSFDVARFLEGAQSAYRMILEAFWRGQLEPVRQFVDAEVYATFAHAVAERESAGHRLDNRLVAIEQSVIASAALDKTVATVAVRFEADIAAVTRDSAGEVIAGSLSDAVQTRDKWTFRRDLANRDPSWILVETDDEE, via the coding sequence TTGACCTCGATCATCATCCTCGCCCTTGTGGCCCTCTTCATCGGCCTGCGGCTCTACAGCGTGCTGGGCGAACGGACGGGGCATGAGCAGCAGCTGACCCTCAAGCCTGCCGAGCAGCAGGACGCCGCCGCGACGGCGCGTCCGGCGCCGGCCCCGCTGGCGCCCGCCAATGCGAGCGAGCCGACTGGGGATGCCTATCTGCCGACCGCCGGGCCGGGTGTCCGCGCGATCCTCGCGGCTGACCATTCGTTCGATGTCGCGCGCTTCCTCGAAGGCGCGCAGTCGGCTTATCGGATGATCCTCGAGGCTTTCTGGCGCGGCCAGCTCGAGCCGGTGCGCCAGTTCGTCGATGCCGAAGTCTATGCGACCTTCGCCCATGCCGTCGCCGAGCGCGAGAGCGCGGGCCATCGGCTCGACAACCGGCTGGTGGCGATCGAGCAGTCGGTGATCGCGTCCGCGGCGCTCGACAAGACAGTGGCGACCGTGGCGGTGCGGTTCGAAGCCGACATCGCTGCTGTCACCCGCGACAGCGCGGGCGAGGTGATCGCCGGATCGCTGTCGGATGCGGTGCAGACCCGCGATAAGTGGACCTTCCGCCGCGACCTCGCGAACCGCGATCCGAGCTGGATCCTGGTCGAGACCGACGACGAAGAGTGA
- the secB gene encoding protein-export chaperone SecB, which translates to MNPTNGDATLAPAGDQPQVAALAQYIKDLSVENPSSPAVFQWQEQPQLDVQFNIAVNKVGDDVHEVVLKIDASAKSQSGVHFVVDLSYGGLFAVRNVPEDALQGFLLIDGPRLLFPFARQIIAGATQDLGFPPLMLDPIDFAAAFMAQMDQQQGQAGGAIPSGEPTVQ; encoded by the coding sequence ATCAACCCCACCAACGGCGACGCCACGCTGGCGCCTGCCGGCGACCAGCCGCAGGTCGCGGCGCTGGCGCAATATATCAAGGACCTGTCGGTCGAGAATCCGTCCAGCCCGGCGGTCTTCCAGTGGCAGGAGCAGCCGCAGCTCGACGTCCAGTTCAACATCGCCGTCAACAAGGTCGGCGACGACGTCCATGAGGTGGTGCTCAAGATCGACGCCTCGGCCAAGAGCCAGAGTGGCGTCCATTTCGTCGTCGACCTGTCCTACGGCGGCCTGTTCGCGGTCCGCAACGTCCCCGAGGACGCGCTGCAGGGCTTCCTGCTGATCGACGGCCCGCGCCTGCTCTTCCCGTTCGCCCGCCAGATCATCGCCGGCGCGACCCAGGACCTCGGCTTCCCGCCGCTGATGCTCGACCCGATCGACTTCGCCGCCGCCTTCATGGCGCAGATGGATCAGCAGCAGGGTCAGGCCGGGGGCGCGATCCCGTCGGGCGAGCCGACCGTCCAGTAA